A genomic segment from Methanobrevibacter sp. encodes:
- a CDS encoding metal-dependent transcriptional regulator: protein MANGKISENIEEYLEVLYCNGSNGEQVSTTKLSDELGIAPGSVTQMLKKLEKLGYIRYTPYKGATLSHEGMRIARKITRKHRILEKFLLDVLKVKEENVHEQACEMEHTLSDEAERALCNMLQHPDVSPDDRVIPACNFNFESCNQCFSQKDFDQIMNREVNLLCISELTSDTEGTISFIRGNPDLLDDISNLNIKVGNTLLYSVEDNQNEDNYVVIMDGEKFNIPAEMANNIFIGI from the coding sequence ATGGCTAATGGTAAAATTAGTGAAAATATTGAAGAATACCTTGAAGTTCTTTATTGCAATGGAAGTAATGGGGAACAGGTTTCTACTACTAAATTATCTGATGAATTGGGTATTGCGCCTGGAAGCGTAACTCAAATGCTTAAAAAATTAGAAAAATTAGGTTATATTAGGTATACTCCATATAAAGGTGCTACTTTATCTCATGAAGGTATGAGAATAGCTAGAAAAATTACCAGAAAACATAGAATTTTAGAAAAATTCTTGTTGGATGTTTTAAAAGTTAAAGAGGAAAATGTTCATGAACAAGCTTGTGAAATGGAGCACACATTATCTGACGAAGCAGAAAGAGCATTATGTAACATGTTACAGCATCCTGATGTTTCTCCTGATGACCGTGTAATTCCAGCTTGTAACTTTAACTTTGAAAGTTGTAATCAATGTTTCTCTCAAAAAGATTTTGATCAAATCATGAACAGGGAAGTTAATTTATTATGTATTTCAGAATTAACTTCTGATACTGAAGGAACTATTTCATTCATTCGTGGAAATCCTGACCTCTTAGATGATATTTCAAATTTGAATATTAAGGTTGGTAATACTTTACTGTATTCAGTTGAAGATAATCAAAATGAAGATAATTATGTAGTTATCATGGATGGTGAAAAGTTCAATATTCCTGCAGAAATGGCTAATAACATTTTCATTGGAATTTAA